The Toxotes jaculatrix isolate fToxJac2 chromosome 21, fToxJac2.pri, whole genome shotgun sequence genome includes a region encoding these proteins:
- the crp1 gene encoding pentraxin fusion protein, with amino-acid sequence MMFAVVLLSVFGLSLSLSTGTQVGLSDKVLVFPYETDFSFVALIPQKEMGLKAFTLCMRVATELPEDRQIILFAYRTADYDELNVWREKDGRISFYLSGDGAFFNLPPLTTFHTSLCLTWESRTGLAAFWVEGKRSTYQVYKPGHTIRPKGTVLLGQDPDKHLGGLEATQSFVGEVTDLNMWDFVLSRSMIQAWHYGHKVPKGNIFDWPTIEYELNGNVMVVDDD; translated from the exons atg atgtttgCTGTGGTTCTGCTTAGTGTCTTTGGATTGTCTTTGAGTCTCTCCACTGGCACACAAG TGGGTCTGAGTGACAAAGTCCTGGTCTTCCCTTATGAGACAGACTTCAGTTTCGTGGCCCTGATCCCTCAGAAAGAGATGGGGCTTAAAGCCTTCACACTCTGCATGCGTGTGGCCACTGAGCTGCCAGAAGACCGGCAGATCATCCTGTTCGCCTACCGCACGGCTGACTATGATGAACTCAATGTGTGGCGTGAGAAGGATGGGCGTATCTCATTTTACTTGAGCGGTGACGGCGCCTTCTTTAACCTGCCGCCCCTCACCACCTTCCACACCAGTCTCTGTCTCACCTGGGAGTCTCGCACTGGCCTGGCTGCTTTTTGGGTGGAGGGGAAGCGCAGCACCTACCAGGTCTACAAACCTGGGCACACCATCCGTCCAAAAGGCACAGTCCTCCTGGGGCAGGACCCGGACAAGCACCTGGGGGGTTTAGAGGCCACGCAGAGCTTTGTAGGGGAGGTGACCGATCTGAATATGTGGGACTTTGTGCTGTCCAGGAGTATGATCCAGGCCTGGCACTATGGGCACAAAGTTCCCAAGGGAAACATCTTTGACTGGCCCACTATAGAGTATGAGCTGAACGGGAATGTGATGGTGGTGGATGATGACTGA